Genomic DNA from Trichoderma asperellum chromosome 5, complete sequence:
GACGGAAGAGTTTGCATGGAATAGTGCTGATATATCAGATGAGTCGGAGGTGCGGTGGTAGCAGTAGCGTATACATATACAGAGGTTATCCATCAAGTGCAGTGACGAGCTCCAAGAAATGCCCCGCTGAGGCTCGGATTATTATAGCTCCGCAGCCCGACATTCCAAGCGCGGGCCGCGACTTGAGCAAACCCACATGCTGACTACAGCGAAAACGAGGATCCTCATTGCATTGTCCCTTTTAAACTCGGAGCCAAATACGTCCAACCTCACCTCTTTGCCAAAGCACCTCCTGTATTTCAGCCGCCCACCTGCGAGTTCTCGAGCTTGTAGGCCATCGCGCTGTGGTCGCGAACGACGCTTCCCTCTTTTGCCGGCTTTTCCCTGCATCTCCTCTCTCCGCGACGGAGCGCACGCCGCCCATAAAGAAACTCAATTTTGCAGCGTCTCCAGGTCGCGTGGACGGCGCTCTAGCGCGTACCACAGAAACCGCCTGCCATCCAGCTCCGGCAGAAGTTATGCATGGTAAACCCTCCCAAATACAGAGCGAGGTATCATGATTACACCACGGTGCATGAGATAGCAGGAGCTCATCGACACGATGACTCGTCCGCCACCAGGCGTGAGCTTCGCGCAATTCTTCCCCAACGCCCCGAAGTTTAAGACAGAAGTCCAAGGACGTGCCGACCGAGAGCGGTCGAAGCGGGGCGTTCAGGCAGTTGATACAGCGCAAGAATCAGCCGTCGTGACAGATGCCGATACGAATGATCTCGCTCGACCTTGCCAAAATATTTCCTCCTCATCAGATACCACGCAGCCACATGCCGATGATAACGGCTCGTCGCCTGGGGATATGCCTAGTACCGTAGGCTCAGCAAGTTCCCATGCTAGCTCGTCCTCTTCACTATTCAGCGCTTCCGCGTTACCAGTTGCGACAGCCACGTCTTCCGTGCCATCTATGAATGCGACTCCCTTCACTTCCACAGATTCGCCTTCCTCTATCCACGCGCTTGCGAAATCAAACATGTCTACGCCCTCAGTCGTCGAACGGGCCTTGGACCATACCATGCCCGCTGGCCAACGCCTGCAGCAGGACGGCATCCCTTCAATTGAACGTCCCCTAGCTCGAGATCCGTTGCTTTCGGTTAAGGGCATCAAATGCACCTATGACCCGCTCCTCGATCGACTTCGCAAGAAAAATGTGAACAAGAACGCGAAACCAGTTTACAAGGAGTTTGGCTTGGTATGTATAATAGCAGATTACCTCCGTTGCAGAGGGGGGGGCGTCATTGTTCTCGAGCGCTGATGGCTAATTGTTGGAATAGGAAGATGACGCCCCCCCTGCGGATCCTCGCCTAGCAAAGGCAGGAGATAGGTTAGCATACATCAACACAGACTATTATTTGCCCAAAGCACGCCTACGGCATGCTCCAGAGAACCTCAAGCCGTACCCTTATGACCCAAAAACATCCATTGGCCCCGGCCCTCCCACACAAGTCCTTGTTACCAGATACAACCCTTTGGTGTCTTTCAACAAAGTGATAGCCAtctttgctgcctttggAGAAATTGCCGAGAGCAGCAACAAAATGCACCCAGATACAGGCAGTTATCTTGGTTTTGCGACCATCCGATACCGCGATTCCAAGCGCCCAGACCGTCCAAGGGTATCTGCTATTGATGCTGCGCGACGCGCCGTTCGTACTCGAGGAATCAAAGTCGACGCCGATGTTGTCAAGGTTGAATACGACCCCGAAGGCCGGAAGAGTCGGCGCATGCTGGAAGAAGTcttaaaaagagagagagagaagctggcTAATGAGTCGGCTCGGTCAAAGCCTCCTCCAACTGGGCCAAAATCAGCGACCGCCCCCGGCTTTGTGCGGCCACCGCCGACGGCACCCAAAGGCCCTGCGTCCCAGAGGGCCCCTCCTCCAGTGACTGTACCCCAATCTACCCAGCCGGCTCAAGTaacagcgccagcagcagcgcaggcTCGCCCTCACGGAATCGTCGAGTCACAAATCATTAGCTCCCAGCTGGCCAATGACCCATATATCTTTGTAGGGAGTGAAAGCGTCCCTACTTTACCCAGCATAATACCACATATGAAGAAGCGATTAAAGAATTATGGATTCGAAGATATTCGCCTCGATAAAACAGGGTTCTACATTGTTTTTCGAAATTCATATACTGGGCGTAGCGAAGCAGAACGATGTTTTCGGGCTGTTAATCACACCGAATTCTTCAACTACAACATGGCTATGCAGCTTTGCTTGCCACGGTCAGCGTATATCGATTCCGCCCCGAGGTCGAGCCCTAGCCCCGAGCGAGCACCGAGAAGAGATCACCGAGCGGAAAAGGCCGAGCAGGAAAGGAGGcgccgagaagaagaggcagatctcgaagaagaaaagaggcagagggCTAAAAATTTTGACCCTGTAATCGCCGCTATGGAGGTTGTTCGGCGTGAAATGACGGAACATCTCATCAGGCATATTCGCACGCAAATCGCAGCTCCTGCGTTGGCCGATTTTCTCGATCCAGCCAAGCATGTTGCCAAGAGACGGAAGCTTAACATCGATCCTATGGAAACAGAAGAGGATGCTTTCGATAGCGGCAGTGTCAGCCCTAAATTGGGGACGCCGAACTCTCGGGCAGACCCTATCGAACGTCGAACTGGCCGTTTGGAGCCCAAAGCCCTCCCAAGAATTCGAAAGAGCAAAACAAAAGGTCTTGCACACCGTAGCACCTTCGTCGATCCTTTTGCGCGGAAACGCGCCTCGGCAGCTCGCGCAGCCTTTCGATCATTACATCACCGTCTCAAAAGCCTGGATAGTGATTTTGAATCTGATGATGATACCGATGCAAGAGTATTGGCAGCGCGAGATACAAGCCACTTGGAATCACGCCCACGGAGTCGCATGAGCACCGATGACGAGGCCTCCAAGGATGATTTTGCTTCCTGGGGCCCCGCCGAAGATGACTCTATGACGGAGGCTAGTCTTGCTATTGACAGTGCGCATATCAAGAAGCGAAAATTGGAAGTTTCAATCGAGGCTGCCTTCAAAAGACAGAAGAAATCCGATGAAGAGTTGTTTGGTGTTAAAATTGACCAGATCGATGCGGAGTTCAAGGTAGTCGAGGACTCGGACGACACTGGTTTGGAGCTGGAAGCAGCTGGAGAGCGGGAAGATTCGGCTGCGCTCGTTGAGGCACCATCCGAAAAGCTGTCCAAGACGAAGTCAGCTAAATCCAAACGGAAATCTATGAAACAGCTGCTCCAGGAACGAGAGACGTCAAAGAAACAGCTAGAAGCGGAATCTCAACTTTCTGATGCGGATGAAGCTGCAGACGAAGTGAAGCCCACAATCGAGGATGTGCCAGAGGCCGATATCGTAATCGAGAAATACGATGAAAAGCTTTTCGCGACCAAGCCaatgacggcggcggcagcactCCCTGACGGATTCAGGCCTGACATTGCATCTTTAACTTCTTTATCCCTGGGTCCCAAGGACGTTCCGGACCTCAGTAGGCTGCTCAAGAGATTTCAGACCGAGGAGATTGGCAATCCCGAGCTATGGCTGTGGAAACGGAATCGCGTCAGGGAGCTCAACACAGCCGATAGCGTTCAGCGCGGCCCAGTCCGCATTGAAGGCTACTACGTGCCGAATGCAAGCGGCTGTGCGCGAACTGAAGGAGCCAATAAAATCTTGAATTCAGAGAAGTCAAAATATCTGCCCCATCACATCAAGGTTCAAAAAGCCAGAGAGGAGCGGGAGGCCAATTCCAAGAAGACGGGGAGAGATGCCACAGCAGCGGCGAATGAAGCTGCCAGACTGGCTGCTGAGAAGCTCATTTCCAAAGGCAATTCCCGAGCCAACCGCGCCACTAATCGACGATACGTCGCAGATCTTAATGaccagaagaagacgctCGGGCAGGACTCGGACGTGTTCAAATTCAACCAGCTTAAGAAGCGGAAAAAGCCTGTCAAGTTTGCCCGCTCTGCCATTCATAACTGGGGCCTATACGCTATGGAGAACATCAATAAAGACGACATGATTATCGAGTATGTGGGTGAGGAAGTTCGACAGCAGATTGCAGAGATTCGGGAGAACCGCTACCTCAAGAGCGGCATTGGCAGTAGTTATCTCTTTCGGATTGATGACAACACAGTCATCGATGCTACGAAAAAGGGAGGCATTGCACGGTTCATCAACCATAGCTGCATGCCAAACTGTACTGCCAAAATTATCAAAGTCGAAGGCAGCAAGCGAATCGTCATCTATGCCCTACGCGATATTGCTATGAGTAAGCGTGATGCCCATGTTGTTATTGTCTGTCTTCAGTCAAGCTAATCATTGTATTTTAGATGAGGAATTAACCTACGACTACAAATTTGAGCGGGAAATCGGCAGTTTGGATCGTATTCCATGCCTATGTGGCACAGCAGCGTGCAAAGGGTTCCTCAACTAATACCCACCTTGCCTTCAAGGTATTATTTTGGTCGATCCTAATACTAGGACGATAAAGCGATAAGATGTCGATCTTGATCCATAAAGCCGGCTAAAAGCGGACAATTGGCTCAATATTTAATACGTTATTATTTCGATTAGTTTTTCTCAACTATTCTTTCCTCCATCTTATATGTGGTGCTGTCTGCCATCACACTTCAACTCTGTGATGGCATAATGCAGGATTGGTAAACGGACgagagtttttattttattttttcggaaaagaaaagcaacaAAGGTGCCTTAGGATTAACGGCTGAAATGCGACACTGAGGGATACAGTCATAacacatgaaaaaaaaaaaaagggaacgTGAGCTCTTTGCATGCGGATTCATTGGGGATGGTGACTTCCCCTGGCAGTCGTGGAGTTATTGTGACTTTGGAAGGGCAAAAATTCAGGCAAGGGACCATGGAGTGCTGTGGAGGCTTACCTTATATCCGATGTTCGTCTCCAGCATTTCTTCATTTAGTCGGTGATAAAGAACATGCCAGAGAAGGTATTGTACATATAGTATTTGGAGTTTCTCGGTGAATGGGaaggccaaaaaaagactaaagagaaaaaaaaattgatagGGTGAAGAGAAAACAGTTTCTGGCGGCAAGATGGAATAAAGGGAACAATGCTAGTTATATTCATCTTCGCTATCATAGGCAAAGCGTGACGCTCTGCCAAATCATGATTGACCCGTCCCAATTGCGGCGGAACAGTGTATAATTATGAAGTCTCATATGGCCTGGATGGCCGctactcttcttcatcgcgcATCCCAACCCCCCCGTCCCCCTATTGATAACGTCAATGAAGTAAAACCCGTGTGGCTTGTACTCTATAGATATTTTAGCCGCCAAGGGCTGATGCTGGTTATTCATATTGAATACATCCCCTCTGTCGTCCTGGTCAGTTCACATGAGAAGGGCCGTTGTCGGAAAGAGCACGAGGTCCCAGCATCCAGTCTTGCATGGCGAGCCATTCGCTCCAATTCGCCTCGGCTGCCTGTATCTCTTCTTCGGTAACGCCTTGAAGGGGGCGGAGGAAGGGTACCGTCTGGCCATTTTCCAAGTCGTAGCTGGCCTTGACTCTCAACCAAGTCTCGCTCTTGGCTGCGAAGAGGTAGTTTCTTCGCTCAGTCTGGTGTATGGAGCCGATGCCGGCGTCCCAGGAATCGCCGAAGAAGCCGTGTAGGATGGCGGCGGTGTCGAATCCGGTGGCAACCAAACGGCGGACGTAGGGCACTAGAGAAACGTTTGTgttgggagaagaaagattaAGCGTAGATGTAGTGGGACTGTAAGGTCCGGGAGATGCTTGGCTCTGTTGGAACGGTAATAGAATGTTGACAAttgcagcaacagcttgaACTTCGTTTGAATGCTGGCCGCGCTGGAGGAAAAAGGAGACGCAGGATTGGTATTCGGGATACCAGTCGAAAAGATCAAATTGTGCTTCCTGGAAAGGCTAAGCAGAAGATATGAGCTTTCTTTAATCATCATGAAAGTAGCAAAGTAAGATATATCCAAGCCAAGTAGGAATAGCCTATAAGTAAACTTACATGATGAAACGACATGGTAATCCGTAAACGCTATCTTCGTTCGTAGCTGGCGTAATTCCTGACTTCTGCTTGTTGGCACCGGAAGTTAGCCAATTTCAATCAGTCTGTTTGTCAGGGGCAAATGCCAATACAGGACACGCAGATCTAGATCCACAAGAGATGGCTGCATCGAAATCTCAGTCTCCATAGATTGCCGAAGAGGTCACCCCAGAATCTCATGATGGCCCTGGTAGAAAGATGGCCCTGGCCACAGGTCTACTTACACACTTTCCCGCTTGCAGTTCAACTGCAGTGAAGCCCAATGTTTGAAGGGGGTGTAAGTTGGAGACTTAAAAGGAAGtgtttcttctcttctcttgtctccTTGACTCACTCTGTTCTCTGTTCCTTTCCTGATCTTAGCTGTGAGTAGATAACAAGAACACGAGAGTAGCGGAGAATTCCTCagtgcatatatatatatatatagtgaTACAAGTGTATAGAGGCGCTGACCAGTGAGCGAGAGAGGGGGAGCTCGGAGAATATAAAGTTGGTAGCACGCATCATGTGAGTGATGCCAACACATGTGATGGCGAAGGTTCTCTGTGTATCATGACGGTGTTAAACAGATGTGGAGCTAGACAACGACGTTCCTAGAGGCAGGGTCGATGTGGATCGCGAGTGAGAGTGGCCATGGGAACCAGCGAGAGAGCTCCCAGCTACAGCGCGAACGGGCTTTGAAGTGGAGTGCCGTCATCCATTCAGAAGGTAAGTCCAAGAAGATTCAAATGCAGGGTTAAGCGCACAGCCGGTGTAACCGCCAGGCCCATGACGAAGTCTCAGAGCTTCGATATAACACACTGCTATCCATCGGGCAGCAGACATCGATTCTTATTCGGCAACATTGGCAAATGCCCCGGCGTCCGGTGAGTAATGGTCGGGCGAATGTCTCATTTCACGAGAGACGGACGAtaaggagaggaggaagaggaggtcgGGGATGCTGGGCTCGCGCTCGCGGCTGGCCATGATAAATCTAAGACATTTCGATGGTGAACTGATGTAGTAGAGTCTACGATCAGATCAGTTGGTGTCATCAGATGTTGGTGGCTTGATCGGCTTTATTCAaggccgcagcagcaacccCTGTCGACGGAGAATGAGATGAGCAGGGACAGACCGGGGGGCCTGAGCCATCCGAGCTGAAATCACCCCCACAAGGTCGACGGAATGGGTGAGCCGTGGCAGCAAGGCGACGAGTGACACCAGCCATTTGCCGGCCTTAGTCGATTGCCGGCCATTGTCCTTTGAACTATTCCATCCCTGCATGTAGGGTTCAGCTACCAAGTCAGTTAGTATAACCCGGTacctacatgcatgcatcgAGGGCGGCCGCTAGGCACTACAATTTTGCATGAGATTCCCGAGCTGTAACGAGTCGGGAGCTTGGATGATAAGTTGGCCACTGCTTGCTTATACAAAACACAGGGGTACGTGTTTGTG
This window encodes:
- the SET1 gene encoding histone methyltransferase set1 (BUSCO:EOG092D383R), giving the protein MTRPPPGVSFAQFFPNAPKFKTEVQGRADRERSKRGVQAVDTAQESAVVTDADTNDLARPCQNISSSSDTTQPHADDNGSSPGDMPSTVGSASSHASSSSSLFSASALPVATATSSVPSMNATPFTSTDSPSSIHALAKSNMSTPSVVERALDHTMPAGQRLQQDGIPSIERPLARDPLLSVKGIKCTYDPLLDRLRKKNVNKNAKPVYKEFGLEDDAPPADPRLAKAGDRLAYINTDYYLPKARLRHAPENLKPYPYDPKTSIGPGPPTQVLVTRYNPLVSFNKVIAIFAAFGEIAESSNKMHPDTGSYLGFATIRYRDSKRPDRPRVSAIDAARRAVRTRGIKVDADVVKVEYDPEGRKSRRMLEEVLKREREKLANESARSKPPPTGPKSATAPGFVRPPPTAPKGPASQRAPPPVTVPQSTQPAQVTAPAAAQARPHGIVESQIISSQLANDPYIFVGSESVPTLPSIIPHMKKRLKNYGFEDIRLDKTGFYIVFRNSYTGRSEAERCFRAVNHTEFFNYNMAMQLCLPRSAYIDSAPRSSPSPERAPRRDHRAEKAEQERRRREEEADLEEEKRQRAKNFDPVIAAMEVVRREMTEHLIRHIRTQIAAPALADFLDPAKHVAKRRKLNIDPMETEEDAFDSGSVSPKLGTPNSRADPIERRTGRLEPKALPRIRKSKTKGLAHRSTFVDPFARKRASAARAAFRSLHHRLKSLDSDFESDDDTDARVLAARDTSHLESRPRSRMSTDDEASKDDFASWGPAEDDSMTEASLAIDSAHIKKRKLEVSIEAAFKRQKKSDEELFGVKIDQIDAEFKVVEDSDDTGLELEAAGEREDSAALVEAPSEKLSKTKSAKSKRKSMKQLLQERETSKKQLEAESQLSDADEAADEVKPTIEDVPEADIVIEKYDEKLFATKPMTAAAALPDGFRPDIASLTSLSLGPKDVPDLSRLLKRFQTEEIGNPELWLWKRNRVRELNTADSVQRGPVRIEGYYVPNASGCARTEGANKILNSEKSKYLPHHIKVQKAREEREANSKKTGRDATAAANEAARLAAEKLISKGNSRANRATNRRYVADLNDQKKTLGQDSDVFKFNQLKKRKKPVKFARSAIHNWGLYAMENINKDDMIIEYVGEEVRQQIAEIRENRYLKSGIGSSYLFRIDDNTVIDATKKGGIARFINHSCMPNCTAKIIKVEGSKRIVIYALRDIAMNEELTYDYKFEREIGSLDRIPCLCGTAACKGFLN
- a CDS encoding uncharacterized protein (EggNog:ENOG41) yields the protein MSFHHPFQEAQFDLFDWYPEYQSCVSFFLQRGQHSNEVQAVAAIVNILLPFQQSQASPGPYSPTTSTLNLSSPNTNVSLVPYVRRLVATGFDTAAILHGFFGDSWDAGIGSIHQTERRNYLFAAKSETWLRVKASYDLENGQTVPFLRPLQGVTEEEIQAAEANWSEWLAMQDWMLGPRALSDNGPSHVN